The segment TATGCTATAGATTATACAGAATGAAATCTCAATTGCTTTGGTTTGTATTAATGGATGCTTTTAAAGTGATAAGATTAAGTCAGAGAAGAACATAGTAGTATCTTTTCTAAACTTTAGTGTCAATTCCAGTGGAGTTTGGACAAACTCAAAATTTGAAGTTAATGACACTGCAGATGCTACTTACGGGCTAAAGGCTAAAGGAAGTTGCTCATGTATAAGGCAGAGGATAGCAAAAAATTAAGACatattttatggataatagaACAAATAATTGAATTCACAAGTTAGTGTAAAATAAACCATTGCATTGGGTGCAGCCAGGACATCTTCACTTCCCCACGGTACATTATGAAGCCAGATTGAAACAAATGGTCCGCTAATAGTCCTCCAATGCATGTTCTCCAACTTAACATCGGATCCAAGGTACCCAGGCTGTTGAGTGTTAAGGGACTCTTGTTGACTTGTGCGTGTTTCACAGGAAGGTTCACCAGAATAAATGGTTTGCTCGCCATACTCTTCAAAGCCAGGAGCAGGCACAAAAGAAACACGTCCATTGTAATGCCTTAAATATGTTATACGTTGAAGAGCCTACAGAGGAAACACAAAGACTATTCTCATTACCAAATCCCAAACGTATTTATGGAGCCATACTGGCTGTGCCCTAAATAAGGTGCTAAAGCTATATAAAAGTCCTTGTGCACAACAACAACCAGATCAGATGAAGGGATATACATAGAAATCAATACGAGCACTCCCCATCCATCTATACTTTTCAGATTCGATGTCAATGTCTGCAATCAGACCTGGAAAAAAAAACATTTGCCAAAATGTTAAAAGtgcaataattttaaagtttgtgACCTGTAGTCAAAACCAGCCAGATGCACGCATTACCAAACTTGGATTAATGGAAGGAGGAATAATTCTACATACCCCATGCAAGCATCAAGACACTAAAAAATCTAGTTTTCCCTTGCGAGATAGTAGCTACATCCAACGAACGTGTATGCCCTGTCAGTAGTACTATATTAAGCCCAAAAATTCTTCAATCAAAATGAAATACTATTTGCTGCTCAGAGAAAGAACGAAAATAATTATGTTCTTAATGAAATAAAAGACACCCTTGTTAACCTCTGATAACAGCAAGAATGGCATTAGATGGGCTACATATTTCACCAGCTGAATCCAGCAAAGACTTCACCATGCCATTTCCCGTTCCTACATCCACAACCATATCCAATCAGATATCAACACTGTCCAAATAAGTCATTAGATAGTTTTCTAATTAAGcatggaaaaaaaaaatcaaaccaaTCAGAATCATATTGAACCAGAAAATACTGAATAgataataaaaatcaaattggcaAAGAAACTCTTTACGCGTCACATTCTGAACCAGAAAATCATTGCGAAGAGGTCCCAAAAGTGGTAAACTTTTATGAAAGAGAGGGCTTTGGTTTCAACTTACAACTAACATAAAACCACAAATTTTAAAGGTTCCAAAAATTAATAAACTCCTTCAAAGCACAATCCAAGCAAAGATTTACATTCACTAATTACATGTTGAAATTTTATCTTATACTAACATGGTGATAGAGAGAAAACGCACCAGCAGGAACCATTCCTATAGGCATCTTTATTGCATCACTCCAATCTTCTCTTTCAAGTAATCCATTTATCACCTACTAAAAGGTGGCAACAATGTTGagatattgaaaaaaaaaaaaaaaaaaccacccaCATTTACAATAATAATCCAATATTCAGAGAATTGGATTAACTAACCTCAACAAGGATTCCATCGCCACTAACACAAACAATTCCATCATATTTTGATAAATCCAAGGTTTTGACAACTTCTTTAGCATGCAGCTGATGTTTAGTTTCTGAAAATTTGTGATTATCATCGAAATTAATAAAAGAGAACAGAATTGTGTTAAGTTAAAACATGGATTTAATGGGGAGAAAAACATTGAATCCAAACCTATGACAGTAAACTGTATATCAGCATCTTCAAGGCAAGGTCTTACATCTTCTACGAAAATTTTAGTTGCACATTTCTTCCCTCCAAACGGGTTCACAAATATCAATAGTCTCTTTGGCCTACCTGTTACGAAAACAAAAATTGTTACGataaataattcaaattataaaacttgaaaaatgaaaatgactttcttttaaaattttaccgAGAGAATCAATATAATCACGAAGCTTCTGAGACCAGAGAGCGAGCGATTCCTCTGAGAGAGGCTCGAACACAAAACTCTGCCTCGCGATACCTCCCATGTTCGCGAAACAGAGTATTCCATCTCTCTTTTCGACGGCGACATTGACTCGGATTCTAGAACCTTCGAAGGTGAATCCGAGAACCTCCTTCTCAACGTTCAAGCACCGCCGGTCGTCATGGTTCCACCGGAGCTTCCCGTCTCTGGTGAACGTCAGGGGAACCACTTTCCCGTTGACGAGGACTCGGTCTGATATGAAGGATGAGAGGTTCTCTGGATCCATAGTGTTAACTGGTTTTCAAAATGGCTGGCATCTGGCAATTATTAATGGGAAGGTACGGTTTGGTTTGGTTGGGTTTAAGACGGCAGAGGGCGGGGATGAAGTGGGGTTGAGAAGTTTCTGATTCGCTTCGCGGTTCTTGGTCAAATCGTTTGTTGCTTTTGGAtagctctttttttcttttccaccCTCGTTTCATTGTTGATGCGGCCACGCTGTGGCGCTATTCATTTGTTTACATTACACATAATGTACCGGGCAAGACTTATGGTATGGTGATTATTTTAATTTCGTTTTTTATTCGATATTTTCATGACGTTTTTCTTGTTGATGTTGTGAATGATATTTGTCATGACGTTGAACACCGTTCGAGAAATAATATTGAATAGATTGTAGACAAATGAATCAATCACGTACAGTAAGTTTTGAACGTACCATTTCAtagttgaaaaaaataaaatgaaatttgaaATGGATAATATTCAAGAAAAAAAGGGTTTCTGTTTTTGAACTGAATggttttatcattttaaaagtGATTAAAAGATTAATAATAAAGATTTAAGGAAATTTACCATAGAAAAAAAGGGAAAGGAGCGTGGCGGGTAATGATTGCGCCATTTAGAATTTCCGATCCGTCCACTGTCGAGTTTGTTTGGGTTGAAAGATAAAATACTGGACCGGGTTAATAACCCAAAACATGCCACGTTGAGCCCAGACCTAAAGCCTGTCTCCAAAACCTCGGCTCGTTAAACCTCACATTGCAATCTAGGGAGAGACGAAGCTGCTCTGTTTGCTGCcatgggaggagaagaagaataCGAAGAGGAAGCACCGGTGCTACAATCGAAGCCCCGAGGCCGCCACATAAAGAAAAGAGCTCTCAAAAACAAAGCACTCTCCGTCTCTTTCAACGAGAAGGATCTCAGGTACCATACCACGCGCATAACTCGTTCTTTATTCCAACCTAGGTAAAAAGGCTAATATTTGCTTTGCTTTGCTTTGATAATTGGTGAATTGGTAAGGGATTACGTTACTGGGTTTCACAAGAGGAAGAAGAAGCGAAGAAAGGAAGCCCATAAGAAGCAAGAGCAGGCTGAACGACGCAAGCGTATTGAACAGCGCAAAAAGGTTTTCCTTTTCTTCCATCTTTTTACCTGTTTCGGACGATGCTATTGTATTTCGATTCAAATCAAATGTCTTCAAACTGCAGCTAATATTTGTTAGATTTGCACTTTTTGCCATAGTGGTTGCTTTAAAATCGAATAGTTACGGCTGTTGAAATATATCAAGGAAATTAGTTCAACGATTCTATTCCATTTCCCTATGCAAATAGAAACCAATTATCATAGGCATAGCCACTCGGAAAGGATTGTCACCATTAATCTGCCAATGAGATTTGAATAACAAGATTGGGAGAAACCTTGTTCTTCCTTTTCATTCCCACCTTTGCAATGAAATTAGACTTATGTTGCTCCTATTCTTCATTTTCTCTAAAGAATTCATGTCCAATGCTTGTAGCAGACAAACATTCAAACATGTGTACTGGTATAGATTCTTCAGATATatgggaaaaacttagaaaacatTAAGCATTCTGTGCAAACACATACCAATATTTGACAATCACCCCCCGAGTTCGAGTAACATAGCATTATACAAGGAATTGGAGGATCTCTCCAGGAGTTCATGTATCTGCTTTTAACCCTAGTGGATTCAAGCATTTAACTTTGTGTGTTATGTTTGCTGCATACAGAGTCTACTTAGTTTTATGTTTGTATTTGGCTTTCCTATCTAACTTGAAAACAATCCGAAGTTACTTCTTTGGTTGGTGAAATCATCAGAGAAAGTTAGAAAAAGAATTTGCCCTATATGGGGGAGCACTTCCCAAGACAAGCTCGGGACCTGATGGAATTGATGAGAACAACGAATATGATGAACAAAGAGAGCCAATTGCATCAGTTTCTGGTATATTTCTAATCCTACAGACTGATGGATTCACAAGCTACTATAATGTTTATCGACTATAGAGGACAATGGTTTTCTTTGCTTTCAATCGCTAT is part of the Gossypium arboreum isolate Shixiya-1 chromosome 5, ASM2569848v2, whole genome shotgun sequence genome and harbors:
- the LOC108452020 gene encoding sphingosine kinase 1 isoform X1, yielding MDPENLSSFISDRVLVNGKVVPLTFTRDGKLRWNHDDRRCLNVEKEVLGFTFEGSRIRVNVAVEKRDGILCFANMGGIARQSFVFEPLSEESLALWSQKLRDYIDSLGRPKRLLIFVNPFGGKKCATKIFVEDVRPCLEDADIQFTVIETKHQLHAKEVVKTLDLSKYDGIVCVSGDGILVEVINGLLEREDWSDAIKMPIGMVPAGTGNGMVKSLLDSAGEICSPSNAILAVIRGHTRSLDVATISQGKTRFFSVLMLAWGLIADIDIESEKYRWMGSARIDFYALQRITYLRHYNGRVSFVPAPGFEEYGEQTIYSGEPSCETRTSQQESLNTQQPGYLGSDVKLENMHWRTISGPFVSIWLHNVPWGSEDVLAAPNAMFSDGYLDLIIVKDIPKLSLLSLLSKMNDGSHVHCPHVMYLKVKAFVLEPGARIDDPMKEGIIDSDGELLARGNVTYKGNVKCSMAYDKLQITVDQGLATLFAPV
- the LOC108452020 gene encoding sphingosine kinase 1 isoform X2; the encoded protein is MPIGMVPAGTGNGMVKSLLDSAGEICSPSNAILAVIRGHTRSLDVATISQGKTRFFSVLMLAWGLIADIDIESEKYRWMGSARIDFYALQRITYLRHYNGRVSFVPAPGFEEYGEQTIYSGEPSCETRTSQQESLNTQQPGYLGSDVKLENMHWRTISGPFVSIWLHNVPWGSEDVLAAPNAMFSDGYLDLIIVKDIPKLSLLSLLSKMNDGSHVHCPHVMYLKVKAFVLEPGARIDDPMKEGIIDSDGELLARGNVTYKGNVKCSMAYDKLQITVDQGLATLFAPV
- the LOC108450431 gene encoding uncharacterized protein LOC108450431 — protein: MGGEEEYEEEAPVLQSKPRGRHIKKRALKNKALSVSFNEKDLRDYVTGFHKRKKKRRKEAHKKQEQAERRKRIEQRKKRKLEKEFALYGGALPKTSSGPDGIDENNEYDEQREPIASVSGTTMYDGGNMTVTVITSEISREEEDFTSAKTQTTMLRSVGDKVDKKLALPVSKSKPLKRVARHRPKPPSKREKNKGKKRSKNSH